A single window of Vespa crabro chromosome 23, iyVesCrab1.2, whole genome shotgun sequence DNA harbors:
- the LOC124431971 gene encoding farnesol dehydrogenase-like, with protein MNRWEGKVAVVTGCASGIGKAITRALLERKIIVVGLDIQNKEEKEMADNRENRYYPLRCDITNEDDVDAAFLFIQKKFNGVDIMVNNAGIIEFCPIIESNKKTFEKLLNINVLAMAVCTNRAVRSMRERNVEGHIFNINSILGQNIYPPLYPDIPGHNGWNLYSASKHATIALTNTVRHELCAIKSPIKITSICPGIAKTNLMNRFLAIKELLIKQSTLLPEDIADALVYALGTRPEVQITNITIQHIREA; from the exons ATGAATCGTTGGGAAGGAAAAGTCGCGGTCGTGACTGGTTGCGCATCCGGAATCGGCAAAGCGATTACGCGTGCTCTACTTGAAAGGAAGATAATCGTAGTTGGTTTGGATATTCAGaacaaggaagagaaagaaatggctGACAATAGAGAGAATAGATATTATCCTCTTCGTTGCGATATTACCAATGAGGACGATGTGGATGCtgcctttttatttatccaaaAGAAATTTAACGGAGTTGATATTATGGTGAATAATGCCGGTATTATAGAATTTTGTCCTATTATCg AAAGCAACAAGAAGACATTTGAAAAGctgttaaatattaatgtactCGCAATGGCTGTGTGTACGAATCGTGCGGTACGTTCGATGCGAGAGAGGAACGTCGAAGGgcatattttcaatatcaacag TATTCTAGGACAGAATATATACCCACCTCTTTATCCCGACATCCCCGGCCATAACGGATGGAATTTGTATTCTGCTTCTAAACATGCCACAATCGCATTAACGAATACAGTAAGACATGAATTGTGCGCTATTAAATCGCCCATTAAAATTACA AGTATTTGTCCAGGTATCGCGAAAACTAATTTAATGAATAGATTTCTGGCCATTAAAGAATTACTTATTAAACAATCAACACTTTTACCGGAAGACATTGCCGATGCATTAGTTTATGCACTTGGAACACGTCCCGAGGTTCAG attacaaatataacaatacaaCACATAAGAGAAGCATAA